In the Hordeum vulgare subsp. vulgare chromosome 7H, MorexV3_pseudomolecules_assembly, whole genome shotgun sequence genome, one interval contains:
- the LOC123411487 gene encoding uncharacterized protein LOC123411487 isoform X2: protein MVKKQESSTPAAGGTPWKGRLRSHHATPVSSPSPWIQSRSRNRDEDAEAGKFKKQAAPTARGRSGCTRDESGGAAGRPPKALPRRSARFAGRDPEPPIVLDAADEECKVRDNQSAIVPLQKSTRFQRGDKSVSKPLVENQSHHRLLPFTPNPRDIAHNSKTRNAVKKDKKLENPPRSSQRISAVKASARMGKHKLQTVYEDSQDAPARKKTADASYKKSEMQEPKPPSRGEDLTGKRKRGTGRKQASKKQTHQEHKSDCQEIVPITEPQNIIHKKSENNPSSIVQPKIGDEELSGIKEGVQQQCCPSDEWTEEQDTILRQAYFTARPSPHFWKKVSKMVPGRSAEDCFNRVHADLSTPTPIAPRHRSKTQFSPLAHFTLSDPKFPNLVEPLTGRPRTAKQKSLLAQKTVRHLLKKHSLIDQAHEADHFSIFETSPSALQLNIPLEDSPGTPENYLKSFSMHKYSVSSSAHKRPLSRLKTKQTEESPAVLKPIKNTVLHEKYITQLSRREGAKKPRKKAAGTNATDPKRPLSEQQAGSVKAAKNALISEATDFIGQFKKLQANSLAHILENSEDDEDFSVSY, encoded by the exons ATGGTAAAGAAGCAGGAATCCTCCACCCCGGCGGCCGGCGGGACGCCGTGGAAGGGGCGGCTCCGCTCGCACCACGCGACTCCGGTCAGCTCTCCCTCTCCGTGGATCCAGTCCAGGTCCAGGAACCGCGACGAGGACGCGGAGGCCGGCAAGTTCAAGAAGCAGGCCGCCCCCACAGCCCGGGGGAGAAGCGGCTGCACCCGCGACGAGAGCGGTGGAGCTGCGGGACGACCTCCGAAGGCTCTCCCACGCCGGTCGGCGCGGTTTGCCGGCCGGGATCCGGAGCCCCCTATTGTGCTCGACGCGGCGGACGAG GAATGCAAAGTCAGGGATAACCAATCAGCGATTGTGCCTCTTCAGAAATCTACACGGTTCCAACGAGGTGATAAGAGTGTGAGCAAGCCCTTAGTGGAGAACCAAAGTCACCACAGACTGCTGCCGTTCACACCAAATCCCCGGGACATTGCCCATAACAGCAAGACTAGAA ATGCTGTTAAGAAAGACAAGAAACTAGAGAATCCACCAAGGAGTAGCCAGAGAATTAGTGCAGTAAAAGCTTCTGCAAGGATGGGAAAACACAAGCTGCAGACAGTATATGAAGATTCCCAAGATGCACCTGCCAGGAAAAAGACTGCAGATGCATCTTACAAAAAGAGTGAGATGCAAGAGCCAAAGCCACCCAGTCGTGGTGAGGACCTGACAGGAAAGAGGAAGAGAGGCACCGGAAGAAAGCAGGCATCAAAGAAGCAAACTCACCAGGAGCACAAATCTGATTGTCAAGAAATTGTGCCCATCACTGAGCCCCAAAACATCATCCACAAGAAGAGTGAAAATAACCCTTCTTCCATAGTGCAGCCTAAAATTGGTGATGAAGAGCTAAGTGGGATTAAAGAAGGGGTACAGCAACAGTGTTGTCCGTCAGATGAATGGACAGAAGAGCAGGATACCATATTGCGCCAGGCTTACTTCACTGCTCGACCATCCCCACATTTCTGGAAGAAAGTTTCCAAAATG GTGCCAGGGAGATCTGCCGAAGACTGCTTCAATAGAGTTCATGCTGACCTCTCAACGCCCACTCCAATTGCCCCTCGTCATCGAAGTAAAACACAGTTTTCCCCTCTAGCACATTTCACATTGTCTGATCCAAAATTTCCAAACCTCGTGGAGCCTCTAACGGGAAGACCAAGGACCGCCAAACAAAAGAGCCTATTAGCACAGAAGACGGTGAGACATTTGCTGAAGAAGCATTCCCTCATTGACCAAGCTCATGAGGCTGACCACTTCTCTATATTTGAAACTTCACCATCTGCTTTACAATTGAACATTCCGCTTGAGGATTCTCCTGGGACCCCTGAAAATTATCTGAAGTCCTTTTCCATGCACAAGTACAGCGTGAGTTCTTCAGCACATAAGAGACCGCTGTCAAGGTTGAAAACTAAGCAGACTGAAGAGAGTCCAGCAGTTCTGAAGCCTATAAAAAACACTGTTTTGCATGAGAAGTACATTACGCAGTTGTCCCGAAGAGAAGGTGCAAAAAAGCCTCGTAAGAAGGCTGCTGGCACCAATGCAACTGATCCTAAGAGGCCTCTTTCGGAGCAGCAAGCTGGTAGTGTGAAGGCTGCAAAGAATGCTCTCATTTCAGAAGCAACAGACTTCATAGGCCAGTTTAAGAAGTTGCAAGCCAATTCTCTTGCACACATTTTGGAAAACAgtgaagatgatgaggatttttcgGTATCATACTAG
- the LOC123411487 gene encoding uncharacterized protein LOC123411487 isoform X1, which yields MVKKQESSTPAAGGTPWKGRLRSHHATPVSSPSPWIQSRSRNRDEDAEAGKFKKQAAPTARGRSGCTRDESGGAAGRPPKALPRRSARFAGRDPEPPIVLDAADEECKVRDNQSAIVPLQKSTRFQRGDKSVSKPLVENQSHHRLLPFTPNPRDIAHNSKTRNAVKKDKKLENPPRSSQRISAVKASARMGKHKLQTVYEDSQDAPARKKTADAYYKKSEMQEPNPRDIAHNSKTRNAVKKDKKLENPPRSSQRISAVKASARMGKHKLQTVYEDSQDAPARKKTADASYKKSEMQEPKPPSRGEDLTGKRKRGTGRKQASKKQTHQEHKSDCQEIVPITEPQNIIHKKSENNPSSIVQPKIGDEELSGIKEGVQQQCCPSDEWTEEQDTILRQAYFTARPSPHFWKKVSKMVPGRSAEDCFNRVHADLSTPTPIAPRHRSKTQFSPLAHFTLSDPKFPNLVEPLTGRPRTAKQKSLLAQKTVRHLLKKHSLIDQAHEADHFSIFETSPSALQLNIPLEDSPGTPENYLKSFSMHKYSVSSSAHKRPLSRLKTKQTEESPAVLKPIKNTVLHEKYITQLSRREGAKKPRKKAAGTNATDPKRPLSEQQAGSVKAAKNALISEATDFIGQFKKLQANSLAHILENSEDDEDFSVSY from the exons ATGGTAAAGAAGCAGGAATCCTCCACCCCGGCGGCCGGCGGGACGCCGTGGAAGGGGCGGCTCCGCTCGCACCACGCGACTCCGGTCAGCTCTCCCTCTCCGTGGATCCAGTCCAGGTCCAGGAACCGCGACGAGGACGCGGAGGCCGGCAAGTTCAAGAAGCAGGCCGCCCCCACAGCCCGGGGGAGAAGCGGCTGCACCCGCGACGAGAGCGGTGGAGCTGCGGGACGACCTCCGAAGGCTCTCCCACGCCGGTCGGCGCGGTTTGCCGGCCGGGATCCGGAGCCCCCTATTGTGCTCGACGCGGCGGACGAG GAATGCAAAGTCAGGGATAACCAATCAGCGATTGTGCCTCTTCAGAAATCTACACGGTTCCAACGAGGTGATAAGAGTGTGAGCAAGCCCTTAGTGGAGAACCAAAGTCACCACAGACTGCTGCCGTTCACACCAAATCCCCGGGACATTGCCCATAACAGCAAGACTAGAAATGCTGTTAAGAAAGACAAGAAACTAGAGAATCCACCAAGGAGTAGCCAGAGAATTAGTGCAGTAAAAGCTTCTGCAAGGATGGGAAAACACAAGCTGCAGACAGTATATGAAGATTCCCAAGATGCACCTGCCAGGAAAAAGACTGCAGATGCATATTACAAAAAGAGTGAGATGCAAGAGCCAAATCCCCGGGACATTGCCCATAACAGCAAGACTCGAAATGCTGTTAAGAAAGACAAGAAACTAGAGAATCCACCAAGGAGTAGCCAGAGAATTAGTGCAGTAAAAGCTTCTGCAAGGATGGGAAAACACAAGCTGCAGACAGTATATGAAGATTCCCAAGATGCACCTGCCAGGAAAAAGACTGCAGATGCATCTTACAAAAAGAGTGAGATGCAAGAGCCAAAGCCACCCAGTCGTGGTGAGGACCTGACAGGAAAGAGGAAGAGAGGCACCGGAAGAAAGCAGGCATCAAAGAAGCAAACTCACCAGGAGCACAAATCTGATTGTCAAGAAATTGTGCCCATCACTGAGCCCCAAAACATCATCCACAAGAAGAGTGAAAATAACCCTTCTTCCATAGTGCAGCCTAAAATTGGTGATGAAGAGCTAAGTGGGATTAAAGAAGGGGTACAGCAACAGTGTTGTCCGTCAGATGAATGGACAGAAGAGCAGGATACCATATTGCGCCAGGCTTACTTCACTGCTCGACCATCCCCACATTTCTGGAAGAAAGTTTCCAAAATG GTGCCAGGGAGATCTGCCGAAGACTGCTTCAATAGAGTTCATGCTGACCTCTCAACGCCCACTCCAATTGCCCCTCGTCATCGAAGTAAAACACAGTTTTCCCCTCTAGCACATTTCACATTGTCTGATCCAAAATTTCCAAACCTCGTGGAGCCTCTAACGGGAAGACCAAGGACCGCCAAACAAAAGAGCCTATTAGCACAGAAGACGGTGAGACATTTGCTGAAGAAGCATTCCCTCATTGACCAAGCTCATGAGGCTGACCACTTCTCTATATTTGAAACTTCACCATCTGCTTTACAATTGAACATTCCGCTTGAGGATTCTCCTGGGACCCCTGAAAATTATCTGAAGTCCTTTTCCATGCACAAGTACAGCGTGAGTTCTTCAGCACATAAGAGACCGCTGTCAAGGTTGAAAACTAAGCAGACTGAAGAGAGTCCAGCAGTTCTGAAGCCTATAAAAAACACTGTTTTGCATGAGAAGTACATTACGCAGTTGTCCCGAAGAGAAGGTGCAAAAAAGCCTCGTAAGAAGGCTGCTGGCACCAATGCAACTGATCCTAAGAGGCCTCTTTCGGAGCAGCAAGCTGGTAGTGTGAAGGCTGCAAAGAATGCTCTCATTTCAGAAGCAACAGACTTCATAGGCCAGTTTAAGAAGTTGCAAGCCAATTCTCTTGCACACATTTTGGAAAACAgtgaagatgatgaggatttttcgGTATCATACTAG